A genomic region of Alnus glutinosa chromosome 11, dhAlnGlut1.1, whole genome shotgun sequence contains the following coding sequences:
- the LOC133882388 gene encoding pathogenesis-related leaf protein 6-like, whose amino-acid sequence MDLSKLSLVLICLVGLAMVHPSLAQNSPQDYLNAHNVARAQVGVPNITWDSTVAAYAQNYSNSRIGDCNLVHSDGAYGENLAKGSGSFTGTAAVNLWVAERPCYNYSSNSCVGGQCLHYTQVVWRNSVRLGCARVQCTNGWWFVTCNYDPPGNYVGQRPY is encoded by the coding sequence ATGGATTTGTCTAAACTTTCACTTGTTCTTATTTGCCTTGTGGGCTTAGCCATGGTTCACCCCTCTCTTGCCCAAAACTCACCACAAGACTACCTCAATGCTCACAATGTGGCTCGAGCACAAGTTGGCGTCCCAAACATCACATGGGACAGCACGGTTGCAGCCTATGCTCAAAACTACTCAAACTCAAGGATTGGGGACTGCAATCTTGTGCATTCAGACGGAGCTTATGGGGAGAACCTTGCCAAAGGCAGCGGTTCGTTTACAGGGACAGCTGCCGTGAACTTATGGGTGGCGGAAAGGCCTTGTTATAACTACAGCTCTAATTCTTGTGTTGGGGGACAATGCTTGCATTATACTCAAGTCGTGTGGCGCAACTCCGTTCGTCTTGGGTGCGCAAGGGTTCAATGCACTAATGGTTGGTGGTTTGTCACCTGCAACTATGATCCCCCGGGCAATTATGTTGGCCAACGTCCTTATTAG
- the LOC133882226 gene encoding uncharacterized protein LOC133882226, with protein sequence MGHTSKDLLQLEIKNSSTSPLESTLLVCKKDSVSQPQKPLPHGKPITAPLPKSGVLGKVKDFLGVISEDNERLQLGAKGNFENCDIEVLTGNESEIIEMDLMLGVADLHTPEAVAAAESAIAGYQSIIPLAASSSETDSEDSSDNDSDDDDIDDDNGDNDAEKRCTHLKLKRSKFGRDNSSSEDVTRSEKRPKIVELS encoded by the exons ATGGGGCATACAAGCAAAGACCTTTTGCAGTTGGAGATCAAGAATTCCTCCACCTCCCCattag AGTCTACGCTTCTTGTTTGCAAAAAAGACTCGGTCTCTCAACCCCAGAAACCCCTCCCTCATGGAAAGCCCATCACAGCCCCTCTTCCCAAAAGCGGAG TTTTGGGAAAAGTTAAAGACTTCTTAGGAGTGATATCAGAAGATAATGAAAGGCTTCAGCTTGGTGCAAAG GGCAATTTTGAGAACTGTGATATTGAAGTGCTCACTGGAAATGAATCTGAAATCATTGAAATG GATTTGATGCTTGGTGTTGCTGATCTTCATACCCCTGAGGCTGTTGCTGCTGCTGAATCTGCAATTGCTGGGTATCAGTCCATAATTCCATTGGCTGCGAGCAGTAGTGAAACAGATTCGGAAGATAGCAGTGATAATGACAGTGATGATGACGACATAGATGATGACAACGGTGATAATGATGCCGAGAAAAGATGCACTCATTTGAAACTCAAAAGGTCAAAGTTTGGTCGAGATAATTCTTCGAGCGAAGATGTCACTCGGTCAGAAAAGCGACCTAAGATTGTTGAGCTTTCATGA
- the LOC133882242 gene encoding probable xyloglucan endotransglucosylase/hydrolase protein 10, translating into MTNYYYKNRSLIGLLVFGLMVQISVASVVSTGDFNKDFFVTWSPSHVNTSADGRTRSLKLDQESGSGFASNQMFLFGQIDMQIKLVPGHSAGTVVAYYLSSDQPNRDELDFEFLGNVIGQPYVLQTNIFADGFDDREERINLWFDPTKDFHTYSVLWNLHQIVFMVDRIPIRVYRNHADKGVAFPRWQPMSIKISLWNGDSWATGGGRDKIDWSKGPFIASFRNHKIDACVWKGNPRFCRADSSTNWWNKERFSTLTSIQRRWFKWVRKYHMTYDYCQDNQRFQNNLPKECSLPKY; encoded by the exons ATGACCAATTATTACTACAAAAACAGATCCCTTATTGGGCTGCTTGTGTTCGGATTAATGGTTCAAATTTCTGTAGCTTCTGTTGTTTCAACAGGGGACTTCAATAAGGATTTCTTTGTCACGTGGTCTCCTAGCCATGTAAACACCTCTGCTGATGGTCGAACAAGAAGCTTGAAGCTCGACCAAGAATCAG gttcTGGTTTTGCTTCGAACCAGATGTttctgtttggacaaattgACATGCAAATCAAACTAGTACCAGGTCATTCAGCCGGCACAGTTGTGGCCTATTAT CTGTCATCTGATCAGCCTAACCGTGACGAGCTAGATTTTGAGTTCCTTGGCAATGTGATCGGCCAACCATATGTCCTTCAAACAAACATTTTTGCCGACGGCTTTGACGACCGTGAAGAAAGGATTAATCTATGGTTTGATCCCACCAAGGACTTCCACACTTACTCTGTCTTGTGGAACCTTCACCAAATTGT GTTTATGGTTGATCGGATTCCCATAAGAGTGTACAGAAACCATGCAGACAAGGGAGTGGCCTTTCCTAGGTGGCAGCCAATGAGCATCAAGATCAGCCTATGGAATGGTGACAGCTGGGCGACAGGTGGCGGCCGTGACAAAATCGATTGGTCAAAGGGCCCCTTCATAGCTTCATTCAGGAACCACAAGATCGATGCCTGTGTGTGGAAAGGAAACCCAAGGTTTTGCAGGGCAGATAGTTCTACCAATTGGTGGAACAAGGAGAGGTTCAGCACCCTAACATCTATACAGAGAAGGTGGTTCAAATGGGTGAGGAAGTATCACATGACTTATGACTATTGCCAAGACAACCAGAGATTCCAAAACAACCTTCCCAAGGAATGTTCTCTTCCTAAGTATTGA
- the LOC133882090 gene encoding uncharacterized protein LOC133882090 produces MFRSPSRNNRSKRIKLKHVLQICLLLGVCFWLIYQVKHSHDKKKEFDEKDAKISVKTESGGVPKFGRKDLYPRPEGVNKNEKHEEEEGGEEEENKLDEEEREEENNHEVKEQEEEENKGEEADDEERGGGDDEIDENDQEKSDGEADHEEEFIDEEKEREEDDETESEEKQSQVENENSSEDQDHDGDDQNTHEAREEHYKGDDASSAVTHDTQTIISGSEKLSSENTIEQPEMNILKQENKSNTTQEIDSYERTSEIKVGEGEMAKNDTSLIEISVEHKDNDSSTNTMAMGSSVTNSTMTNQSNVHPEGSNNTTLVSMEATNTSAEVSTEGHDIKEGTSGSSQPNGTVSLSDSAHAQNTMVNESDAGSGMGVQTLETEQTSNTSTVSESNQSDVNSKFSIKLENEDSAARDSSTSQYNSERAASEKITTEAEDGSVSSESKENIDATNDKKSDSNSESDGNDESSENSYRDETLDAVQHDPIDISDSHIGLDEKEVRTDLDTLPEIRTEGDNSDDTAAE; encoded by the coding sequence ATGTTCCGATCCCCAAGCAGAAACAACAGATCCAAACGCATCAAGCTAAAGCATGTTCTACAAATTTGTCTCTTGCTTGGTGTGTGCTTCTGGTTAATCTACCAAGTCAAGCACTCACATGATAAAAAGAAGGAATTTGACGAGAAAGATGCAAAAATCTCAGTGAAGACAGAGAGTGGTGGTGTGCCTAAATTTGGGAGGAAAGATCTCTATCCTCGTCCGGAAGGTGTAAATAAGAATGAAAAGCATGAGGAAGAAGAGggaggagaggaagaagaaaataagcttgatgaagaagagcgagaagaagaaaacaatcaTGAAGTAAAAgagcaagaggaagaagaaaataagggtGAAGAGGCAGACGATGAGGAAAGAGGAGGTGGAGACGATGAGATAGATGAAAATGATCAAGAGAAATCAGATGGGGAAGCTGATCATGAGGAGGAATTTATagatgaagagaaagagagagaggaagatgaTGAGACGGAGAGTGAGGAAAAACAAAGTCAAGTAGAAAATGAGAATTCTTCAGAGGATCAGGATCATGATGGAGATGATCAGAACACTCATGAGGCACGAGAGGAACATTACAAGGGAGATGATGCTTCCAGTGCAGTGACCCATGATACCCAGACTATCATCTCTGGCAGTGAGAAATTAAGTTCAGAAAACACTATTGAGCAACCAGAAATGAATATCTTGAAACAAGAGAACAAATCCAATACCACTCAGGAAATTGATAGTTATGAAAGAACTTCAGAGATAAAGGTGGGAGAAGGTGAAATGGCTAAGAACGACACTTCTTTAATTGAAATTTCTGTTGAACACAAGGATAATGATAGTTCTACCAACACCATGGCCATGGGTAGCTCagttacaaattcaacaatgaCAAACCAATCCAATGTTCACCCTGAAGGAAGCAATAACACAACACTGGTGAGTATGGAAGCAACCAATACCTCAGCAGAAGTAAGTACCGAAGGCCACGACATAAAAGAGGGCACTTCTGGTTCTTCCCAGCCGAATGGAACAGTGAGTCTATCTGATTCAGCTCATGCTCAAAATACGATGGTGAACGAGTCAGATGCTGGAAGCGGCATGGGCGTGCAAACCTTGGAAACAGAACAGACCAGTAACACTAGCACAGTTTCTGAGAGCAATCAATCTGATgttaattcaaaattttcaattaaactTGAAAATGAAGACTCAGCTGCTAGAGATTCATCCACTTCACAATATAATTCTGAGCGTGCTGCGTCGGAAAAGATCACAACTGAAGCAGAGGATGGCTCTGTCTCTTCAGAATCAAAGGAGAATATTGATGCTACTAACGATAAGAAGTCGGATAGTAACAGTGAATCAGATGGAAACGATGAAAGCTCAGAGAATTCCTATAGAGATGAGACTTTGGATGCGGTTCAACATGACCCTATTGATATTTCCGATTCCCACATTGGCCTAGATGAGAAAGAAGTTCGCACAGATTTGGATACATTGCCAGAGATAAGAACAGAAGGGGATAACAGCGACGACACTGCAGCAGAGTGA